A genomic region of Candidatus Neomarinimicrobiota bacterium contains the following coding sequences:
- a CDS encoding acetoacetate--CoA ligase, whose product MDKFRRFVNERRGLDHLNYHQLYDWSVNFIGEFWADMWEFGEIISSQSYHEVVDDPGKMPGAKWFSGARLNFAENLLRFRDAQTAVVFRGEGQPDRELTYGELHQEVSRIGHALRELGVTAGDRVAGFMPNLPETVVAMLATASIGAVWSSSSPDFGIRGVLDRFSQIQPKVLFSANGYYYNGKPIDSLEKLRGILSELPDVERVVVVPYTQEREDISGIRNGIHYRDFRPDDEVPELPFEQLPFDHPLYIMYSSGTTGLPKSMVHGAGGTLIQHLKELRLHTDLRREDTIFYFTTCGWMMWNWLVSSLAVGATVVLFDGSPFYPDAGAMWRMAEELGITVFGTSAKFISACEAEGVKPKEAFNLRKLRAILSTGSPLVEESFDYVYRDIKEDVMLSSISGGTDIISCFALGNPTVPVYRGELQCRGLGMKVDSFDPHGTGQTNEKGELVCVSPFPSMPIYFWNDPDGSKYRGAYFDLFSNVWSHGDYITINDHGGVRIFGRSDATLNPSGVRIGTAEIYQVVEALQEVSDSLAVGQQWRGDERVILFVKLNEGVDLTDALVQQIRQTIRTNCSPRHVPAKILPVTDIPYTINGKKVEVAVKRIIHGDEALNRDALANPGSLDLYTDIAELRS is encoded by the coding sequence ATGGATAAGTTTCGCCGTTTCGTCAACGAGCGGCGCGGATTGGATCACCTGAACTACCATCAGTTGTACGACTGGTCGGTGAATTTCATTGGTGAGTTCTGGGCGGATATGTGGGAGTTTGGCGAGATCATCTCTTCTCAATCATATCATGAGGTAGTTGACGATCCGGGAAAGATGCCCGGAGCGAAATGGTTCTCTGGGGCCCGTCTCAATTTTGCGGAAAACCTTCTTCGCTTCCGTGATGCCCAGACCGCGGTGGTTTTCCGGGGAGAAGGTCAGCCCGATCGGGAACTAACCTATGGTGAGCTGCACCAGGAAGTTTCAAGAATCGGTCATGCTTTGAGAGAACTCGGAGTCACCGCAGGAGACCGGGTAGCCGGTTTTATGCCCAATCTTCCGGAGACTGTTGTTGCCATGTTGGCCACGGCGTCCATCGGGGCCGTCTGGAGTTCTTCGTCTCCCGATTTCGGGATTCGCGGTGTCCTCGATAGATTCAGTCAGATTCAACCGAAGGTTCTCTTCTCGGCAAATGGCTACTATTACAATGGCAAGCCCATCGACAGTCTGGAGAAACTGCGGGGTATTCTGAGTGAACTACCGGATGTCGAAAGGGTTGTGGTGGTTCCCTACACGCAGGAGCGAGAAGACATTTCGGGCATAAGGAATGGTATTCATTACCGGGATTTCCGTCCTGACGATGAGGTTCCTGAACTGCCATTTGAACAGCTGCCCTTCGACCATCCCCTATACATCATGTATTCTTCCGGCACGACAGGCCTGCCCAAATCGATGGTCCACGGAGCCGGTGGCACCCTCATCCAGCATCTGAAAGAACTTCGTCTTCACACCGATCTCAGACGGGAGGACACCATTTTCTATTTCACTACCTGTGGGTGGATGATGTGGAACTGGTTGGTGAGCTCCCTGGCCGTGGGTGCCACGGTGGTTCTTTTCGATGGTTCCCCCTTCTATCCCGATGCCGGGGCCATGTGGCGGATGGCTGAGGAGCTGGGAATTACGGTCTTCGGAACGAGCGCCAAGTTCATCTCGGCCTGCGAGGCGGAAGGCGTGAAACCGAAAGAGGCATTTAACCTGAGAAAACTGCGGGCCATCCTTTCTACCGGTTCGCCACTGGTGGAAGAGAGCTTCGACTACGTTTACCGGGATATTAAGGAGGATGTGATGCTGTCATCCATCTCCGGCGGGACAGACATCATTTCCTGTTTTGCCCTGGGGAATCCTACCGTGCCCGTATACCGGGGGGAACTTCAGTGCCGGGGACTGGGAATGAAGGTGGACTCCTTTGACCCGCACGGAACAGGACAGACAAACGAGAAAGGAGAACTTGTCTGCGTCTCACCCTTTCCCTCTATGCCCATCTATTTCTGGAATGATCCAGACGGTTCGAAGTACCGAGGTGCCTACTTCGATCTCTTTTCAAATGTCTGGAGCCATGGAGATTATATCACGATAAACGATCATGGAGGTGTCAGGATATTCGGTCGGAGTGATGCCACGTTGAATCCCAGTGGTGTTCGGATCGGAACTGCGGAAATCTACCAGGTTGTGGAAGCTCTGCAGGAGGTGTCAGATAGCCTGGCGGTGGGACAGCAGTGGCGGGGAGATGAAAGGGTGATCCTATTCGTGAAGCTCAACGAAGGTGTGGATCTTACGGACGCCCTTGTTCAACAGATCAGACAGACGATTCGAACTAACTGCTCACCACGTCATGTGCCAGCCAAGATTCTTCCCGTCACAGATATTCCCTACACCATAAACGGGAAAAAAGTGGAAGTTGCCGTGAAAAGGATCATTCACGGTGATGAGGCCCTCAACCGGGATGCCCTGGCAAACCCGGGGTCTCTGGATCTTTATACAGATATCGCTGAGTTAAGAAGCTGA
- the ppdK gene encoding pyruvate, phosphate dikinase → MKYIYFFGDGQAEGSANMKELLGGKGANIAEMTNLAIPVPPGFTLTTEVCRYYSNRDRTYPAELAEDVDSAIEKTERIMARKFGDSNNPLLFSVRSGARASMPGMMETVLNVGLTTRTIPGLIKKTNNPRFVFDAYRRLMMMYSDVVMEKAGGITPKEGLGIREQLEELIELHKEDKGVHQDIELDAHDWQTLSEKFKERISHVLGAEFPDDSYEQLWGAIGAVFQSWNGKRAVAYRRIEGLPDSWGTAVNVQSMVFGNMGEESATGVGFTRNPATGQNVFYGEWLPNAQGEDVVAGIRTPNPLNIDGKTEKNRDLPSLEEAMPGPYSALDDIQRRLDTHYRDMQDIEFTIEEGRLWMLQTRVGKRNGVAAVKMAVDMHHQELISKEEALMRVKPSQLDELLHPMVDPVAEESAAFLADGLPAGPGGALGQIVFTADDAESWTNDGKKVVLVRNETSPEDVHGMHVAEGILTAKGGMTSHAALVARGWGKCCIVGCGALNINRRKKTIHVNGKVLKEGDWITLNGTKGNVYLGELPLVQADPVHNESFRPLMKLADEVRVLGVRTNADRTEDAKQARTFGAEGIGLCRTEHMFFDPDRISAIREMIVAASQEERRKAVMKLLPYQRKDFYAILKAMEGLPVTIRLLDPPLHEFVNLTEEKTAQLATELGVDEANLQARIQSLHELNPMLGHRGCRLGISYPEITEMQARAIFEATARLTKEGVEAKPEVMVPLIATAAEFKHQEKIIRQTAEKVMNETGQEFDYLVGTMIELPRAALTADEIAKEAEFFSFGTNDLTQTTYGFSRDDIGGFLPTYLEQKILPHDPFQSLDQAGVGQLVQLGVDRGRSVKDDLKVGICGEHGGDPDSIDFCHRAGLDYVSCSPFRVPIARLAAAQAAIRNK, encoded by the coding sequence TTGAAATATATCTACTTTTTCGGTGACGGTCAGGCCGAAGGTAGTGCCAACATGAAAGAACTCCTCGGAGGCAAAGGGGCCAATATTGCAGAGATGACCAATCTGGCTATCCCCGTCCCACCTGGTTTTACCCTCACGACGGAAGTGTGCCGCTACTACAGCAATCGCGACCGGACGTACCCCGCTGAACTGGCAGAAGATGTCGATTCCGCCATAGAAAAAACGGAACGGATTATGGCGCGGAAATTCGGGGATTCTAATAATCCCCTTCTTTTCTCAGTGCGTTCGGGTGCCCGGGCCTCTATGCCGGGCATGATGGAAACCGTTTTGAATGTGGGTCTGACTACTCGAACCATTCCTGGCCTCATCAAGAAAACGAATAATCCCCGCTTCGTTTTCGACGCCTATCGACGCCTTATGATGATGTACTCCGACGTTGTCATGGAAAAAGCCGGGGGCATTACACCCAAAGAGGGCCTCGGCATCCGTGAGCAGCTTGAAGAGCTTATTGAGCTGCACAAAGAAGACAAAGGGGTGCATCAAGATATTGAACTGGATGCCCATGACTGGCAGACCCTGTCGGAAAAATTCAAGGAAAGAATCAGCCACGTTTTAGGTGCCGAGTTCCCTGATGATTCCTATGAACAACTCTGGGGAGCGATTGGGGCTGTCTTCCAATCCTGGAACGGGAAACGGGCGGTAGCCTACCGGCGGATCGAGGGACTGCCCGATAGCTGGGGAACCGCCGTGAACGTCCAATCCATGGTTTTCGGAAACATGGGAGAAGAGAGCGCCACAGGAGTGGGATTTACCCGCAATCCTGCGACGGGCCAAAATGTCTTTTACGGTGAATGGTTGCCCAATGCCCAGGGGGAAGATGTGGTGGCTGGCATTCGCACCCCCAATCCCCTTAATATTGACGGAAAGACAGAAAAGAACCGGGATCTTCCTTCTCTCGAAGAAGCAATGCCCGGGCCGTATTCGGCCCTCGATGACATCCAGAGGAGGCTTGACACTCACTACCGGGACATGCAGGACATCGAATTCACCATTGAAGAAGGCCGTTTATGGATGCTCCAAACGCGCGTCGGCAAGCGCAACGGCGTTGCGGCGGTTAAGATGGCTGTGGATATGCATCATCAAGAATTGATTTCAAAGGAAGAAGCCTTAATGAGAGTCAAACCCTCTCAACTGGATGAGCTTCTCCATCCCATGGTGGATCCGGTCGCCGAGGAGTCAGCTGCGTTTCTGGCCGACGGTCTTCCGGCTGGACCCGGCGGTGCTCTGGGCCAGATCGTTTTCACAGCCGATGACGCAGAATCGTGGACCAACGACGGAAAAAAGGTGGTCCTTGTTCGCAATGAAACTTCTCCTGAGGACGTACATGGCATGCACGTGGCTGAGGGTATCCTGACCGCAAAGGGGGGCATGACAAGCCACGCCGCCCTTGTGGCCAGAGGATGGGGGAAATGCTGCATCGTCGGATGCGGAGCGCTCAATATCAATCGCCGGAAGAAAACGATCCACGTAAATGGAAAGGTGTTGAAAGAAGGGGATTGGATCACCTTGAACGGCACCAAAGGAAATGTCTATCTGGGTGAGCTGCCGCTGGTTCAGGCGGATCCAGTACATAATGAATCCTTCCGGCCACTGATGAAACTCGCCGACGAAGTCCGGGTGCTGGGTGTCCGCACAAATGCGGACCGGACAGAAGACGCGAAGCAGGCCCGAACTTTTGGCGCTGAGGGTATCGGTCTCTGTCGAACGGAACATATGTTTTTTGACCCGGACAGGATCTCGGCGATACGCGAAATGATCGTCGCCGCCTCGCAAGAGGAGCGGCGGAAAGCCGTCATGAAACTCCTCCCCTACCAACGGAAGGACTTCTACGCGATCCTTAAAGCCATGGAGGGACTTCCCGTGACCATCCGCCTTCTCGATCCTCCCCTCCATGAATTCGTGAATCTTACGGAAGAGAAGACAGCGCAACTGGCGACGGAACTGGGTGTGGACGAAGCCAACCTGCAGGCTCGAATCCAGTCACTCCACGAGCTCAACCCCATGCTGGGGCACCGGGGATGCCGCCTGGGAATTTCCTATCCTGAGATTACTGAAATGCAGGCCCGGGCCATCTTCGAGGCCACTGCCCGGCTCACGAAAGAGGGTGTGGAAGCCAAGCCAGAGGTCATGGTTCCTCTCATAGCAACGGCGGCCGAGTTCAAACATCAAGAGAAAATCATCCGTCAAACGGCAGAAAAAGTGATGAATGAAACAGGACAGGAGTTTGACTATCTTGTTGGGACCATGATCGAGCTCCCCAGGGCGGCTCTCACGGCCGATGAGATTGCCAAAGAGGCTGAATTTTTTTCATTCGGAACCAATGACTTGACACAGACAACATATGGATTTTCCCGCGACGACATCGGGGGCTTTCTGCCTACCTATCTGGAGCAGAAGATCCTTCCCCATGATCCTTTCCAATCACTGGATCAGGCGGGAGTCGGACAGCTGGTCCAGCTGGGTGTGGATAGAGGCAGGTCAGTCAAGGATGACTTGAAGGTGGGAATCTGCGGTGAACACGGGGGCGACCCCGATTCCATCGATTTCTGCCACCGTGCCGGCCTCGATTACGTGAGCTGCTCTCCTTTCCGTGTGCCCATCGCCCGGCTCGCGGCTGCCCAGGCAGCCATTCGAAATAAGTAA
- the fabG gene encoding 3-oxoacyl-ACP reductase FabG, whose amino-acid sequence MKGLKDKVVIITGGGQGIGRETAFRFAQEGARVVVAEVNQTTGESAAREISSSGPEALFVHVDITHRESVRQMVTSMMDKFGCIDVLVNNAGVIQDKTLKKMTDEEFDRVIRVNLKGTFICTQEVARVMREQQSGVILNATSVVALYGNFGQTNYVASKSGVIGMTRVWARELGKYGIRVNAVAPGFIETDMLKDIPEEIIEAKVRKIPLERMGQPGEVASVYCFLASDEASYINGAIINVDGGIVV is encoded by the coding sequence ATGAAGGGACTCAAAGACAAAGTCGTGATCATTACGGGAGGAGGTCAGGGTATAGGGCGAGAGACGGCTTTCCGGTTTGCTCAGGAGGGAGCCAGAGTTGTCGTGGCGGAGGTTAATCAAACGACTGGCGAGAGTGCGGCTCGCGAGATTTCCAGCTCGGGTCCGGAGGCCCTGTTTGTTCATGTGGACATAACCCACAGGGAAAGTGTGCGGCAAATGGTTACATCGATGATGGACAAGTTCGGGTGCATTGACGTTCTGGTGAACAATGCAGGCGTGATACAGGACAAAACGTTGAAGAAGATGACCGATGAAGAATTCGACCGCGTCATCCGGGTAAACCTGAAAGGGACCTTCATTTGCACCCAGGAGGTGGCGCGGGTAATGCGAGAGCAGCAATCGGGGGTGATATTGAATGCCACATCCGTGGTTGCACTTTACGGCAATTTTGGTCAGACCAATTATGTGGCCAGCAAGAGTGGCGTCATCGGGATGACCAGGGTCTGGGCCAGGGAGCTGGGGAAATACGGCATACGGGTGAATGCAGTGGCTCCGGGATTTATCGAGACGGACATGTTGAAGGATATCCCCGAAGAGATAATCGAGGCGAAGGTGAGAAAGATTCCCTTGGAACGGATGGGTCAGCCTGGGGAAGTGGCCAGTGTCTACTGCTTCCTGGCCAGCGACGAGGCCAGTTACATAAACGGGGCTATTATTAACGTTGATGGGGGGATAGTGGTATGA